A single Leptospira kirschneri serovar Cynopteri str. 3522 CT DNA region contains:
- a CDS encoding acetyltransferase, giving the protein MSFFSSKLDSQSENRVAFVGWHEGSAGQIHSWFEEANLGKIAFFIHPEDDPPEIKKISRAVSQFSYPENGKFKNVPLICKKNWPEFLVQNKVDKVLVTISDPAERWAEMKKAYDSGLELINAIYPSTLLLKECLLGKNIIIHPRSTIGYRAEIDDGVIVNIGTQIDHHCKIEKAVTIDPGVTLAGNVLIENFCTIHTRAVIINRIKIGSNSIIGAGTVIIRDIEPNSKVVGVPGKKIKAVI; this is encoded by the coding sequence ATGTCCTTTTTTTCATCTAAATTAGATTCTCAAAGTGAAAATCGAGTTGCTTTTGTGGGTTGGCATGAAGGTTCCGCTGGTCAGATTCATTCTTGGTTTGAAGAGGCAAATCTGGGAAAAATTGCTTTTTTTATTCATCCTGAGGATGATCCTCCGGAAATTAAAAAAATTAGTAGAGCAGTATCTCAATTTTCCTATCCAGAAAATGGAAAATTTAAGAATGTTCCCCTAATTTGTAAAAAAAATTGGCCTGAATTTTTAGTTCAAAATAAAGTAGATAAAGTATTAGTTACGATTTCTGATCCTGCTGAACGATGGGCGGAAATGAAAAAAGCATATGATTCCGGACTTGAGTTAATTAATGCAATTTATCCTTCGACTTTACTTTTAAAGGAATGTCTTTTAGGAAAAAACATTATCATACATCCTAGATCAACGATTGGTTATAGAGCCGAAATTGATGATGGAGTCATTGTTAATATCGGAACGCAGATCGATCATCATTGTAAAATCGAAAAGGCTGTTACAATTGATCCAGGAGTTACTCTTGCGGGGAATGTTTTAATAGAGAATTTTTGTACAATTCACACTCGTGCGGTTATCATCAATAGAATTAAAATAGGATCCAATTCAATTATTGGTGCGGGAACTGTCATTATACGAGATATAGAACCGAATTCTAAAGTTGTTGGAGTTCCCGGAAAAAAAATTAAAGCGGTTATTTAA
- a CDS encoding DUF309 domain-containing protein produces MKFDPEIVALLERITSISDPEETIDFAYSNAERLFREGKYFEAHEILEFQWKKDLGIRKIFLQGIIQLCVSLHKIYVKPNGRGSRMQAERSKEKLEIVFNSGDLSEKGKQIVSDLLQSLDQILNLYEGDELLSEKVSAFCIPRIPKEWRELFRS; encoded by the coding sequence TTGAAGTTTGATCCTGAAATTGTAGCTCTTTTAGAGCGTATCACTTCTATTTCTGATCCGGAAGAAACGATCGATTTTGCTTATTCCAATGCGGAAAGACTTTTTCGGGAAGGAAAGTATTTCGAGGCGCACGAGATACTAGAGTTTCAATGGAAGAAGGATTTAGGAATTAGAAAAATATTTCTTCAGGGAATTATTCAACTTTGTGTTTCCTTACATAAAATTTATGTAAAACCGAATGGACGCGGATCTAGGATGCAGGCGGAAAGGTCCAAAGAAAAATTGGAGATTGTTTTTAACTCGGGTGATTTGAGTGAAAAGGGAAAACAAATTGTATCTGATTTGCTCCAAAGTTTGGATCAGATTTTAAATCTTTACGAAGGAGACGAGTTGTTGTCTGAAAAAGTTTCTGCTTTCTGTATTCCAAGGATTCCAAAAGAATGGCGGGAGTTGTTCAGAAGCTAA
- a CDS encoding succinate dehydrogenase/fumarate reductase iron-sulfur subunit — MDLKLKVWRQKSGETKGKIVDYDAKDISPNMSFLEMLDVVNEELITKGEDPIAFEHDCREGICGSCNLMINGQAHGPHQGVTSCQLHMRSFKDGDTVYVEPWRAKAFPVLKDLVVDRSAFDRIIQSGGFISINTGGAPDANANPIPKVDADIAMDAATCIGCGACVASCKNASAMLFVSAKITHLGLLPQGKVEQKERVKKMINAMDAEGFGNCTNQYECEAVCPKSIKRDFIRTMNLDYILS; from the coding sequence ATGGATCTGAAACTCAAAGTCTGGAGACAAAAAAGTGGAGAAACTAAAGGAAAAATCGTAGACTACGACGCGAAAGATATTTCTCCGAACATGTCCTTTTTAGAAATGCTCGACGTAGTCAACGAAGAACTAATTACGAAAGGAGAAGACCCAATCGCATTCGAACACGATTGCAGAGAAGGAATCTGCGGTTCCTGCAATCTGATGATCAACGGACAGGCACACGGACCCCATCAAGGAGTTACTTCTTGTCAGTTACACATGCGTTCTTTCAAAGACGGGGACACCGTTTATGTGGAACCATGGAGAGCCAAGGCTTTCCCCGTTCTCAAAGACCTCGTAGTAGATAGAAGCGCGTTTGATCGAATCATCCAATCCGGAGGTTTTATTAGCATAAACACGGGTGGAGCACCAGACGCAAACGCAAACCCAATTCCTAAAGTGGATGCGGATATTGCGATGGACGCAGCTACTTGTATAGGTTGTGGTGCTTGTGTAGCTTCTTGTAAAAACGCGAGTGCGATGTTGTTCGTTTCCGCAAAGATCACCCATTTAGGTCTTTTACCTCAAGGAAAAGTAGAACAAAAAGAGCGCGTGAAAAAGATGATCAACGCAATGGACGCGGAAGGTTTCGGAAACTGCACAAACCAATACGAATGTGAAGCGGTTTGTCCTAAATCGATTAAGAGGGATTTTATCCGTACGATGAATCTGGATTATATTCTTTCTTGA
- a CDS encoding aldo/keto reductase → MSPFQELYQKNKLKGASNSKATKEYSENSFLFKKYSGKNEFLNPYFSFRGRILSKIAFGSYRVGLESTEHEKSIELSLSMGFNVIDTSSNYGNGESESLIGKVLQQKIQKGELKRENVFIVTKGGYIQGKNLEIVTELENTNRAFPEITYYQEGCYHCIHPFFLEDQLEYSLKRLGLETVDVFLLHNPEYFLMDREKHNVPKEKAIEEYYKRIKNSFRFLEQKRKEGKILYYGISSNTFPENPEKYTATSLIKILKIAKEIQSELGLEESGFAVVQFPGNLLENGFLDPKFEGKNLISIIHENGLLPLINRPLNSISNSGNIYRLSYDPKKESKHVLKLLKEKLDTIYKKEEELLAVLPQGSYKYTFRTVTEPYLNQFQNQNHLNQFLESTVIPILQQLIAQIEKKGGIKVQTEYIETLNEALPVLEQYVFQKNIESRKLLYSKIINLYPKYLDWNLSSVSLHLLCSSLGKGVVLLGMRKEEYVKDATFSFVAPGTEIQYQDWKQFEV, encoded by the coding sequence ATGAGTCCTTTCCAGGAACTTTATCAAAAAAATAAACTCAAAGGTGCTTCCAATTCAAAGGCAACAAAAGAATACTCTGAAAATTCTTTTCTATTTAAAAAATATTCGGGTAAGAATGAATTTTTAAATCCATATTTTTCTTTTCGAGGAAGGATATTGTCTAAGATCGCCTTCGGAAGTTATAGAGTAGGACTTGAATCTACGGAACACGAAAAGTCGATCGAACTTTCCTTGTCAATGGGATTTAACGTAATCGATACTTCTTCCAATTATGGAAATGGAGAAAGTGAAAGTTTGATTGGAAAGGTTCTTCAACAGAAAATACAAAAAGGGGAACTCAAAAGAGAAAACGTTTTTATAGTCACCAAGGGGGGATATATCCAAGGGAAAAATTTAGAGATCGTAACTGAACTCGAAAATACTAATCGGGCATTTCCGGAGATCACTTACTATCAGGAAGGATGTTACCACTGCATTCATCCTTTTTTTTTGGAGGATCAACTCGAATATTCTCTCAAAAGACTGGGTCTTGAAACCGTGGATGTTTTTCTTTTACACAATCCGGAATACTTCCTCATGGACCGAGAGAAACATAACGTTCCCAAAGAAAAAGCGATCGAAGAATATTACAAAAGAATTAAGAACTCTTTCCGATTTCTGGAACAAAAAAGAAAAGAAGGTAAAATTTTATACTACGGTATTTCATCCAATACGTTTCCAGAAAACCCGGAAAAATATACTGCCACTTCGCTTATCAAAATTCTAAAAATCGCAAAAGAAATTCAAAGTGAACTAGGCTTAGAGGAATCCGGTTTTGCGGTCGTTCAATTTCCGGGTAATCTTTTAGAGAATGGATTTTTAGATCCTAAGTTCGAGGGAAAAAATTTAATTTCTATCATTCATGAAAACGGGCTTTTACCTCTGATCAATCGTCCCTTAAACTCAATATCAAACTCAGGAAACATTTATAGGCTTTCTTACGATCCAAAGAAAGAGAGTAAACATGTTCTCAAACTTCTGAAAGAAAAATTAGATACGATCTATAAAAAAGAGGAAGAGTTACTTGCCGTTTTGCCTCAGGGTTCTTACAAATATACCTTTCGAACCGTAACCGAACCTTATTTAAACCAATTTCAAAACCAAAATCATCTAAATCAATTTTTAGAAAGTACTGTAATTCCTATTCTACAACAACTGATTGCACAAATCGAAAAAAAAGGCGGGATAAAAGTTCAAACCGAATACATCGAAACCTTGAACGAGGCGCTTCCTGTTTTGGAACAATATGTGTTTCAAAAAAATATAGAAAGTAGAAAATTATTATATTCTAAGATTATAAATTTATATCCTAAATATTTGGATTGGAATTTATCCTCCGTCTCGTTACATCTGCTTTGTTCTTCTTTGGGAAAGGGCGTTGTTTTACTCGGGATGAGAAAAGAGGAATACGTAAAAGATGCAACGTTTTCTTTTGTCGCGCCTGGAACCGAAATTCAATATCAGGATTGGAAACAATTTGAAGTTTGA
- a CDS encoding succinate dehydrogenase cytochrome B subunit, b558 family yields the protein MDFKAGYLRSSIGRKTLVAATGLVYFGFVVVHMLGNLQIFLGQEKINAYGQSLRDIEPLLWVARIILIVSFIIHVYYAIKLTIENRQARPVPYSKKNTVQATLASRTMALTGLLIFSFIVYHLLHFTLGVTNPDHFAMTDAKGRHDIYTMVVLGFQNPIVASSYIFAMLLLATHISHGVASVFQTLGLNTPYLSGKIKAGAILFALLIFIGNTSIPLSILLGYVHP from the coding sequence ATGGATTTTAAGGCTGGATATCTCCGGTCTTCCATCGGGAGAAAAACTCTCGTGGCGGCGACCGGACTTGTTTATTTCGGCTTTGTGGTTGTTCATATGTTAGGAAATCTTCAGATCTTCCTTGGACAGGAAAAAATCAACGCATATGGTCAATCGCTTAGGGACATCGAACCCCTTCTTTGGGTAGCTAGAATTATTTTGATTGTTAGCTTTATCATTCACGTTTACTACGCGATAAAACTTACAATTGAAAATAGACAGGCTCGCCCAGTTCCCTACTCTAAAAAGAACACGGTGCAAGCGACACTCGCTTCTAGAACCATGGCTTTAACGGGACTTTTAATTTTTTCCTTCATCGTATATCACCTTTTACACTTCACTCTCGGAGTTACCAATCCGGATCATTTTGCGATGACGGATGCAAAAGGAAGACATGACATTTATACGATGGTGGTTTTAGGTTTTCAAAATCCGATCGTAGCAAGTTCCTACATCTTTGCGATGTTATTACTTGCTACACACATCAGTCACGGGGTGGCGAGTGTGTTCCAAACATTGGGACTGAATACTCCCTACCTTAGCGGTAAAATCAAAGCGGGAGCGATTTTATTCGCACTTTTGATCTTTATAGGCAACACTTCTATCCCACTTTCGATTTTGCTGGGATACGTTCATCCGTAA
- a CDS encoding fumarate reductase/succinate dehydrogenase flavoprotein subunit, whose amino-acid sequence MSLDSKIPNGPIDKKWSNHKADIKLVNPANKRKFNIIVVGSGLAGASASATLAELGYNVKTFCFQDSPRRAHSIAAQGGINAAKNYQNDGDSVYRLFYDTVKGGDFRAREANVHRLAEVSVNIIDQCVAQGVPFAREYGGHLSNRSFGGAQVSRTFYAKGQTGQQLLLGAYSALSRQIGLGAVQMYPRTEMLELIVIDGHAKGIVVRDLVTGKLSTHMADAVVLGTGGYGNVFFLSTNAKGCNVTATWKAHKKGAFFANPCYTQIHPTCIPVSGDHQSKLTLMSESLRNDGRIWVPKKKGDTRNPADIPESERDYYLERKYPSYGNLSPRDIASRAAKEACDAGLGVGESGQGVYLDFADSIKRLGEPKIRDRYENLFQMYEQITGENPYKQPMRIYPAVHYTMGGLWVDYNLMSNLPGLFVIGEANFSDHGANRLGASALMQGLADGYFILPYTIGNYLAGVGFNSHPKEDHPEAKKSLSDAEETTKKLLSIKGKRTVDSFHKQLGKLMWDKCGMARNDKGLKEALSEIPKIREEFWQNVNVPGSGAELNQSLEKAGRVADFLEFGELLCLDALTREESCGGHFREEYQEEGEAKRNDDKFCHATAWEFNGIGKKPTEHREKLEFENVHLATRSYK is encoded by the coding sequence ATGAGTTTAGATTCTAAAATTCCAAACGGCCCGATTGATAAAAAATGGTCCAACCATAAGGCTGATATTAAATTAGTCAATCCGGCTAACAAAAGAAAATTCAATATCATCGTAGTCGGTTCCGGTCTTGCGGGAGCTTCCGCATCGGCAACGCTCGCCGAACTAGGTTATAACGTAAAAACATTCTGTTTTCAAGACAGCCCTCGTCGTGCACATAGTATCGCGGCCCAAGGTGGTATCAACGCAGCTAAAAATTATCAAAACGATGGTGATTCCGTCTATCGTCTGTTCTACGACACAGTAAAAGGTGGAGACTTTCGCGCAAGAGAAGCGAATGTTCACCGTTTGGCGGAAGTTTCCGTAAACATCATCGATCAGTGTGTAGCACAAGGAGTTCCATTTGCGAGAGAATACGGAGGACATCTTTCCAACCGTTCTTTCGGTGGGGCGCAAGTTTCTAGAACCTTTTATGCAAAAGGTCAAACAGGACAACAACTTCTGTTAGGTGCTTATTCTGCTCTTTCTCGGCAAATCGGTCTGGGTGCAGTCCAAATGTATCCTAGAACCGAAATGTTGGAACTCATCGTCATCGATGGTCACGCCAAAGGAATCGTGGTCCGGGATCTCGTAACCGGAAAACTTTCCACTCATATGGCAGACGCGGTAGTTCTTGGAACCGGGGGATATGGAAACGTATTCTTTCTTTCTACAAACGCGAAAGGTTGTAACGTAACCGCCACTTGGAAGGCGCACAAAAAAGGGGCGTTTTTTGCTAATCCTTGTTATACGCAAATTCACCCTACTTGTATTCCTGTTTCGGGAGACCATCAATCTAAACTGACTTTGATGTCCGAGTCTCTCCGAAACGACGGTAGAATCTGGGTTCCAAAAAAGAAAGGCGATACTCGCAATCCTGCGGACATTCCTGAATCGGAAAGAGACTATTATCTCGAAAGAAAATATCCAAGCTACGGAAATCTTTCTCCACGCGATATTGCATCCCGCGCGGCAAAAGAAGCCTGTGACGCGGGGTTAGGTGTGGGAGAATCCGGTCAGGGGGTTTATTTAGATTTTGCAGACTCGATCAAACGTCTCGGAGAACCTAAAATTCGAGATCGTTACGAAAACCTATTCCAAATGTATGAACAAATCACAGGAGAAAATCCATACAAACAACCGATGAGAATTTACCCTGCGGTTCACTACACGATGGGTGGTCTTTGGGTAGATTACAACCTAATGAGCAACCTACCCGGTCTGTTTGTAATCGGAGAAGCAAACTTTTCGGATCACGGTGCCAACCGACTAGGAGCTTCGGCTTTGATGCAAGGACTTGCAGACGGATATTTTATTCTTCCTTATACGATCGGAAATTATCTTGCCGGGGTTGGATTTAATTCTCATCCGAAAGAAGATCATCCAGAAGCAAAAAAGTCTTTGTCCGACGCGGAAGAAACTACTAAAAAACTTCTTTCCATCAAAGGAAAAAGAACCGTGGATTCTTTTCATAAACAACTCGGAAAACTGATGTGGGACAAATGTGGAATGGCGCGTAACGACAAAGGTCTGAAAGAAGCGTTATCCGAAATTCCTAAGATCCGAGAAGAATTCTGGCAAAACGTAAACGTTCCTGGAAGCGGTGCCGAACTCAACCAATCCCTCGAAAAAGCGGGAAGAGTCGCAGACTTCTTGGAATTCGGCGAACTTCTTTGCCTCGACGCTCTTACCAGAGAAGAATCCTGCGGAGGTCACTTTCGTGAAGAATACCAAGAAGAAGGAGAAGCAAAACGAAACGACGATAAGTTCTGTCACGCTACCGCTTGGGAATTCAACGGAATCGGTAAAAAACCAACCGAACATAGGGAAAAACTGGAATTCGAAAACGTTCATCTCGCTACAAGGAGTTATAAATAA